In Nycticebus coucang isolate mNycCou1 chromosome 5, mNycCou1.pri, whole genome shotgun sequence, the DNA window TTCTGGGGAAATGCTGGGTCAGACCATTTCAGACACACCCGCTATCTCTTAACTCCTGATTTAAGACACTCCCTGGCCATCCTTCTGCTCTGTGATTTAGCTTTGGTCAaccttccctctcctccatcacatcaacagaagcaaTGCCAAGGAATGCCAAAGATGCCCAAATAGGACTGTGTCACAAGCACAGAAAGCCCCTTTGTTCCTTAGGTGCTGACCCTCTCTGTGATGGGAAGGTCTATGACACACAGTGGGGAGGGTCCCTCcaaaggtggaggaagggtgagggGACCCATTTCCATTTAACCCACCATggtctgggcctgggcctgggctgtATCTGCCCTCTCTTCAGCTCAGCCGTGAGAACCAACATGTACCAGCAGTTGTTCCCCACCCTGCTTCTGTCCAGACACATAACTGTTGGCAACAGGCTCAGGTAGGAGGAAGAGGCTGGCTGAGTCAGGCTCCCAGTGAACATGGAGGCCGCGCCTCTTGTGAATTCCCACAGTTCAGACCCAGTTTCTACTCTTTTCCTACTCACCAATCCTCTTTGCTGCTGGGAATGGCAGCTCAATCTCAGCCTATTTGGTTGGGGCAGTTAAACCCTTCTCAGTCACCTTCCACCAGGGGTGAAATCAACCCCCTTTGCCTGCAGGTCTATGTCCCATCTGTGGACAGATCTGTCCCCACCCAAGTCTGAGCACATCCATTCCCTGTATTCCTGCAGCCACGACACCACCTATCACTTAAGCCCCTTTTGCACCAGCGGCCCTGTCTGACTCAAGTTATATCTTGCCAAGCCTGTTTGAACATTATAATCTGGTATTCTCACTTTTCACCTACAAGCCTGGGTTTAGAACAGAGACAGACCTGAgtcttggtatttttttaaacaatgaataAAAGAGTAGAATTGTCTCTTAACATCAGAAAAATAGATCTAAAGTGAGTCATGGATGGAGTAGGTTGTTTTGCACATCAGACAGAATTTTAAGTCTGACTCCACAGACAGCCCAGGCACTGTGGCTTTAACTCTAGAGCTGCCAGCTTGTCTAAGTCGATAGGCTTAAATGTTTGAGGTCTCCCTGGGTCAATCTGGTGAGGACACTATGTGGACAAGACAGcaatggaagaaagaaatgaattcagaGGAGGAAACTAACTAGTGGAGAAGTCTAGTATACAatacttctctctctcctctcatcagaaaaaaaagtatacatatatataaatatatttataatttaattgtcACTGAGTATATTCCTGACAGGAGAGTACTACCAGTTTGTCAAGATATGTGGTATTAATGAAAACTCAAACCTTTgcttaaattttctaaaaaaaaattttttttgttaaaatgtaaTATCCCTATAGTGAAGTACACAAATCTTAAATGGtcagcttattattattttttttttttgagacagagtctcactatgttgccctcagtagagtgctgtggtgtcataattcacagtaacctcaaactcttggcttaagtgattctcttgccttaccttcccaagtagttgggattacaggtgcctgactatttttttgttgttgcagttgtcattgttgtttttgctggtctgggctgggtttgaacctgccagccttggtgtacatggccagtgccttacccactaaGCTAAAGGCACCACCAgcttgatatatttttaaaaataaaatccacctGCATAATCATCTGTCATATCAAATTATAGATTACTATTCAAGGTATCCATTACTCTGATTTCTATTGCCaaagattcattttatttgctcttgtaaatgtatttaaatggAATCATGGCGTATATATTCTTTTGCATCTGACATTTTCCTCTCAGCATCCTATCAATGAGAGTTATCCATTTTTTGTGTAGCAGTAAGCTTATTCATGATCTATTTCCACATTGTGTTCTGTTTGTGAATATATTTCACTTTGTCTTTTCTAGGATATGTTACTATGTTACTACTTAAGTTAATTCACTTGTTATTCAACCTGTGGCCCTGTACCTTTGTTTCATGGCACCTAGTGAGTCGGCTCCGTTGCCTTGTGGTTTCCACAAAGCGATAACCTAACTGTACATGAAAGTAAATACACTTCATTCAACCCAgataaatatattcctaactCATCTtccttttaattgaatttttaaaatgccagagGCCCCTTTAATTCCACCTGACCTGGAGGGAAGTCTGACAGCCTGTCAGAGTGAAGAAACAGCCTCCACCCGCCCCCCCAACCCGCAGCAGTAAAAGTTACTTAATAATCACACTAGTCTGTAGTGTTATtcagtccccccaccccccccccacacccctccccacccccccacccccgctgaCACCATGAAGGCCATCACCCCCCAGGCTGAAGAAGAAACACCTGGCAAAGTAACAAACTCTGAGTCCTTTAGCTAGAGATGGGAGGGCTGGATGATGTGTAGCTAAAAATAGTAACTTTGGGGGAGGGTGTAAGAACCAGTGAAATTCTCTCAAAGTAAGGCAGCTTTTGAGAATGATCACCCTGCCTTCCTGGGATTCTGAATCTTGGTAATAAAGGGAAAATTTAACCCACATGAGTGTTCGGCTCATGCTCTTGGTTCTGGTACTCTGGTTACACTAATTGACTCTGAGCAAATATCTTACTTTTGCAAATTTTTCAAGATAACCAAGTTGACACATTGTAAAGGCTCCTTCAAGGGCCATggaagaaaattatgtaaatgaGGCACGTTGAATCCTGAACACACTGCTAAGTGGGAGATAATTTATGAGCTTGGCAGCCAGACTGTCATCCAAGGTCAGTTTTTACTGTCAAGGGGTGGTTAACATTATTGCCTTCCCAGAGTTCAGGGAAGAAATAGCAGATAATGAAATAGATGCTACAACATTAAGGAAAACTGTTAAATCATGAGAAACTCAGAGCAAATCACTTTTTGATCAAAGGGCTGGGAAGCCTTGGGTAGCTCCCTGGGAGAAAGCTGCCCAGCTGGGCTTTCTAGTTCTTAGATCCTGCCCCTCCTTGGGAGAAGCTGCtcgcctcctccctcctctcactgCGCTGTCCTGCTGCCTGTGCCAGCCTCTACCCACCAACAGGGCAGTCCCCAGCCTGCATGCAGTGTGGGGCCCAGACTAAGAGAGGGCATCATTTCCGTGGAATGAGATGGGTCAGTGACCAGGGCCTTGGGGAAGAGCCATGGGTCAAAGCTCCCAAGTCTTTACTGGACTAAGACCTCTCCAAGAGCCACAGGCCAGCCTGCTCCTCACCTTCCACGGCATCTGAGTACCTACCTCCGAATTTACATGAAGAGACCAAAGGCAATTAGGACTGGGAAGAAGACTGAGATCGATGCAATTAATGTGGTAGATGAAGACTGGGGAGCATCTGGGATCTTTACCCGGGGCactaaaacaaaaaagcacaagccCCGTCAAACCTAAAAGCATACTGTCCTCCGCCTCTGCTTTCTCCAGGAACACATAGCACCCCACACTCAGTAGCAGCCACTCTACCAGGTCCTGGGGTGTAATGAAGAATGGGGGTCGTGCCTTGTCCTGTGGAGCTCAGATTTTATAAGAGAGATAGCAAACATCAAGCTGATCATCATATAATTTGACACATGTACTGTGGTGGGAACTTTTTGGAGGATGATGCAATTGGTGGTGCTTGATTCTGTCTGGGGAGGGTGGTGAAGTGACATGGAGCTGGTAGAAAGGCCAAGTAtaacagaggaaggagagaagcccTAGAAGTTTATGATGCGGTGGGTCAGTGGTAACTGGATCATTGGCTAGTGGGGAAGGGGGCTCCTACACTGAGGAAGAAACAGTGGGAGGTGGGATGGAAAGAGGAGATGATGGGAGACAGAAAGCCCACCGGGAAGTCAATCAGTCAGTCAGCCATCAAATTTCCCATTCTACACCCATGCTGATGCCTCCCAGGAAGAGTTTAGACCTTTACAAAGAGAGACCAGGCTTCCCTGCTGTTACCTGTCTGCTCTGGCATCGTCTCCCAGTGCTCTAACAATTCCCTGAGCCAGTGGTTGCAGTCTCCTGTTGACAGCTTCCTGAGATCCTCTGCCAGCCCTCTGTCCTCCCACTCCTCCTTGGTCCCTCTGGCTTCAGTGTTCACTACTGTCCAGTTCATGTTCATTGCGTCAAAGAGGAGGGTTGTCTGGCCATTGATGCTCAACTGCCAGGACGCACCAGTGCATCGTTCTGCTTCACGCTGACAAAATACCTTGACCTGCAGAGTGGGAGGACCTGCGGTGCACACGCAGAGCCATCATCCTCAACTCCTGAGGGGCCCGCCACCTCCCACCAGGCGAGTTTCTCTGCACATTAGGGGCCTGCATGCTTTTCTCCCTGGCTTGCCCCTTCCTGCCTGTTAGGTCCCACATGTCTCTCAGGTTGGGTTCAGCTCTTTCGCAGAGGCACCTAGCACCCCCTCCCCGCGTgtgctcttctcccctcccctgctgACTGCCTTTGTTTCCCTGCCTGTCCCGAACTCACCCCCGGTCTTgttttcctccagttccatgttTGGCAGGATCATCCTCAGCTCTTTCATCACTTCTCTCAGAGTTTGGGTCAATTCTGTCAATCCCTTGATGGCATTTGCTTTCTCCCCCAGGGGACTCAAAGGTTTGACCATGCTGCTGTCACTGTCATACTGGAACAAGGGCATTGTATCCACCAAGGCCTGCATTTGACCCCAGGGCTGCCCAGGTGTGGACTGAGGTCTGACAGTGTATTCGAGGCAAAGAGAGTGGACATCTGTGGGATAAGGCATAGAGGAGGGGGCCCTGGACATGGAGAGGAGGGCCATTAGGACCCTGGCCTCTGCAACCCTGAGACTTGCAAATGGGGCCAGGCTGGCAGAGGGAGGTGGCTACATCCCAGACCCCTCAACATTATAGATCGTGGTCCTGTTTCACCCTTAACTGTCTGAGGTTAGAGGTTAGTAAGATACTTAAGGCCACCATGATGGACCACTCAGGTACACTTATTGTGAACAGGATTCATCTCACAAATATTTTTGGCAGCATCACCAAGTTCTGAGGTACAAAAATTACAAGACTGTGTCTGTCTTCCCAGGGTGTAAAATCTAGCTGAACAAACAGGACTttcaacagaaaggaaaaagaggcaCATGGGACATACATTGACTTCCTTCTGGGTCCTAGGTATTCAGGTAAGGCTTCTTGAAGTAGCAGGGAGAGGGTAGTTCCATAGAGGGACAGCTGTCATCAGTGAGCCAGCACCTGGCCTTGGGCCTCAGGCTGGCATCCTTCATGACCTGGGGTAACATCCCGGGAACCCCTCCAGCTAAACCGCAACCTCACCCATCCTTAGAAGCCTGCCTGAAACGTGCATGAAGCCCGATAGGCCCTCCCCAACcctgtccttcctcctccttcctcccccgccctgcttcccccaacccccaagcCAGTTCTTTCATTCCCGGGACATTTACCTTTCAGAGTCTCCAAGGCTGGCTTGTACTAGCAGCAGTAGTAGGAAAAGAACACATGTAATGACAGATGCTGGGGACATTCTTGAACACATCACAGAGGATCACCAGCAAGACGCAGATGGACTTGTACATACTTTGTCACCCGTGTGCAAAGTCTTTCACCTTGCACAACTGAGGGCAGAATAACTTTGTCAAGGAGTGTTTGCAAATATTCAAAACATAATTACtcataaaaaaggaaaggagatgtttaaaacaaaaattcactTTGCATACCTAACCTCTTGCCTTTCTCCTACCCCCTAACCCCCTTCACCCCGTGGTTGAGCAGACTGTGGAAGGTGATGGGAGATCTTCTCCCTACCCTCCGCTTGCCTTTCTCCAgcttcctcccccttctccctacctCTTTGCCCTTCCCTTTTTACACATCTTTTTTTcccatctctcctctctcttcctgtattttctcccatctcccctcccACACCACCCTAAATGAAACTCTTTTTATGATTCATATTCTCTGCTGGCACACCCCAGTGTTAGGCAAACCAGCTGAGGACAGGCATTAACCAGTCTATCATCTTGGATGGGTTGTGCAATAAAATCCAATGACCCTGCTGGGGCCAGACCTCAAGAAAAGCCAGGTAGTTACTTCACTGCTGGAAAAAAGTCTTGGGGCTCTGAGTTTTGAATTCTGAAAAGTCAGTCTAAGAACAAAGTATTAGTGTCATTTtgaaatttctcaatttttcaaaTCACTttcatttgagatttttctcttaaaacttaattgttttttaaaattgaagaTGAATAGAAATGGTCatgtttcttctataaaatgtCAGTGTCAGGCAGTGGCTTCAAAATCCAAATCATGGTTACATctgaagtagattttttttttttaaactagagacaggggtcttgcttttgctcaggctggtctcaagctcctgagctcaagtgatcctctggcctgggcctc includes these proteins:
- the RAET1E gene encoding retinoic acid early transcript 1E; amino-acid sequence: MALLSMSRAPSSMPYPTDVHSLCLEYTVRPQSTPGQPWGQMQALVDTMPLFQYDSDSSMVKPLSPLGEKANAIKGLTELTQTLREVMKELRMILPNMELEENKTGGPPTLQVKVFCQREAERCTGASWQLSINGQTTLLFDAMNMNWTVVNTEARGTKEEWEDRGLAEDLRKLSTGDCNHWLRELLEHWETMPEQTVPRVKIPDAPQSSSTTLIASISVFFPVLIAFGLFM